The sequence CGTTTACTATGTTAAGTTAGCATGTGTTTTTGTCGCTATAAGTCACTATTTTTGATGAGAACGGCAAAAAATAGAGAAAAAATGGCACTTTGGCTAGACAAGAGCCTCACTCATCATTAAAATGCGCCCAATTTGCCAAAAATTAGCTTTGAGGGCGGTTTTTGCATTGATTTAGATCGCTAGATATGAATTAATATGCAAATAATGTGACTGTTTATTCCTTGGAGGGTGTTTTGATTAAGTCAGCGCTATTGGTTCTCGAAGACGGAACCCAATTTCACGGTCGGGCCATCGGGGCAGAGGGTACGGCAGTGGGGGAAGTGGTCTTCAATACGTCGATGACCGGTTATCAAGAAATCCTCACTGATCCTTCCTACTCCCGCCAGATCGTTACTCTTACTTATCCTCATATCGGCAATGTCGGCACTAATGCCTCCGATGAAGAATCCTCCGCAGTACACGCCCAAGGTCTTGTTATTCGTGACCTGCCATTGATCGCCAGCAACTACCGCAGTGAAGAAGGCTTAGCCGAGTATCTCAAGCGTCACAACATTGTTGCGATTGCTGATATCGATACTCGCAAGCTGACGCGGTTGCTGCGTGAAAAAGGTGCGCAAAACGGCTGTATTATTGTGGGTGACTTATCTGATGCCGCTTTGGCGTTGGAAAAAGCGAAAGCTTTCCCCGGCTTGAAAGGGATGGATTTGGCGAAAGAAGTGACCACCAAGGATAGCTATGAGTGGCTGCAAGGCAGCTGGACACTGGAAGATGACTTGCCGGCGGCAAAACAGCCAGAAGATCTGCCCTTCCACGTCGTAGCCTACGATTATGGTGTGAAACGCAATATTCTGCGCATGCTGGTGGATCGCGGTTGTCGCCTGACGGTGGTCCCAGCGCAAACCTCGGCTGAAGACGTGCTGAAGCTGAATCCAGATGGCATTTTCTTGTCCAACGGCCCCGGTGATCCTGAGCCATGCGACTACGCTATCGCAGCGATTAAGCGTTTTCTGGAAACCGATATTCCGGTGTTTGGCATCTGCTTGGGCCACCAATTACTGGCACTGGCCAGTGGCGCAAAAACGGTAAAAATGAAGTTTGGTCACCACGGTGGCAACCATCCAGTGAAAGATTTGGATGCGGATTGCGTGATGATAACGGCACAGAACCACGGTTTCGCAGTAGATGAAGACACATTGCCATCTAACCTGCGTAAGACGCACGTTTCGCTATTTGATGGTTCTCTGCAAGGAATTCATCGTACCGATAAAGCCGCGTTCAGCTTCCAAGGTCACCCTGAAGCCAGTCCAGGGCCGCATGATGCCGCTCCGCTGTTTGATCACTTTATCGAGCTGATTGAAGCTTATCGCGCCACTGCCGCTAGCCACACTCATAAATAATCAGGAGCGATTACCATGCCAAAACGTACAGATATAAAAAGCATCCTGATTCTGGGCGCAGGTCCAATCGTTATCGGTCAAGCTTGTGAGTTTGACTACTCCGGCGCTCAGGCGTGTAAAGCGCTGCGTGAAGAGGGTTACCGCGTCATTCTGGTGAACTCAAACCCCGCGACTATCATGACTGACCCTGAGATGGCTGATGCGACCTATATCGAGCCGATCCACTGGGAAGTGGTGCGTAAAATCATCGAGAAAGAGCGCCCAGACGCCGTTTTGCCCACCATGGGGGGGCAAACCGCGCTGAACTGCGCGCTGGAGTTGGAGCGCCAAGGTGTTCTGGCTGAATTTGGCGTCACCATGATTGGTGCTACCGCCGATGCTATTGATAAAGCAGAAGACCGCCGTCGCTTTGATATCGCGATGAAGAAAATTGGTCTGGATACCGCCCGTTCCGGTATTGCCCATAACATGGAAGAAGCACTGGCCGTCGCGGCTGATGTGGGCTTCCCTTGCATTATCCGCCCCTCCTTTACCATGGGCGGCACTGGCGGCGGTATCGCCTATAACCGCGAAGAGTTTGAAGAAATTTGCGAACGCGGTCTGGATTTGTCGCCAACCAAAGAGTTGCTGATCGACGAGTCACTGATTGGCTGGAAAGAGTATGAGATGGAAGTTGTTCGCGATAAAAACGACAACTGCATCATTGTCTGCGCTATCGAAAACTTCGATGCGATGGGTATCCATACCGGCGACTCTATCACTGTGGCTCCTGCTCAAACACTCACCGACAAAGAGTATCAAATCATGCGTAATGCCTCGATGGCAGTACTGCGTGAAATCGGTGTAGAGACGGGGGGATCTAACGTGCAGTTCTCGGTTAACCCGAAGAATGGCCGTCTGATTGTGATTGAAATGAACCCTCGAGTCTCCCGCTCCTCTGCGCTAGCCTCTAAAGCAACGGGTTTCCCGATTGCCAAGATTGCCGCCAAGCTGGCGGTAGGTTATACGCTGGATGAGTTGATGAATGACATCACTGGCGGCCGCACTCCAGCCTCCTTTGAGCCATCCATTGACTACGTTGTTACCAAGATTCCTCGCTTTAACTTCGAAAAATTTGCCGGTGCTAATGACCGCCTGACCACGCAGATGAAATCTGTCGGCGAAGTGATGGCGATTGGCCGCACTTTACAGGAATCACTACAAAAAGCACTGCGCGGTTTGGAAGTGGGCGCGACAGGTTTTGACCCGAAAGTGAGTCTGGATGACCCCGAAGCGCTGACCAAAATTCGTCGTGAATTGAAAGAAGCGGGTTCTGACCGTATTTGGTATATCGCTGATGCCTTCCGTGCTGGGATGTCGGTTGATGGCGTTTTCAATCTGACCAACGTCGATCGCTGGTTCTTGGTGCAGATTGAAGAGCTGGTCCGTCTGGAAGAAAGTGTGGCGGAGTGCGGCATTAATGGCCTGAATGCTGAGTTTATGCGCCACCTGAAACGCAAAGGCTTTGCTGATGCC comes from Yersinia mollaretii ATCC 43969 and encodes:
- the carA gene encoding glutamine-hydrolyzing carbamoyl-phosphate synthase small subunit, with protein sequence MIKSALLVLEDGTQFHGRAIGAEGTAVGEVVFNTSMTGYQEILTDPSYSRQIVTLTYPHIGNVGTNASDEESSAVHAQGLVIRDLPLIASNYRSEEGLAEYLKRHNIVAIADIDTRKLTRLLREKGAQNGCIIVGDLSDAALALEKAKAFPGLKGMDLAKEVTTKDSYEWLQGSWTLEDDLPAAKQPEDLPFHVVAYDYGVKRNILRMLVDRGCRLTVVPAQTSAEDVLKLNPDGIFLSNGPGDPEPCDYAIAAIKRFLETDIPVFGICLGHQLLALASGAKTVKMKFGHHGGNHPVKDLDADCVMITAQNHGFAVDEDTLPSNLRKTHVSLFDGSLQGIHRTDKAAFSFQGHPEASPGPHDAAPLFDHFIELIEAYRATAASHTHK